GCCAAAATTATCACCAGGATAATCAAAAACAGGATAGATAAAAAGATAGAAGAAAATCTGAGTAAAGATCAATTTGGATTCAGAAAAAACATAGGAACAAGGGAGGCAATTTCAACACTAAGAGTactaattgaaaaacaaattagaaGAAACAAAGATACATTTATAGCCTTTGTCGATTTAGAGAAGGCGTTTGATAATGTAAAGTGGAGTATATTATTCGATATTCTGAAATCAATTGGAATTAAGTATTTCGACAGAagatgcatttataatttatacaaaaaccaAACTTTATTAATTCGTATAGATGGAAAAGAAGAAatagcaaaaattaaaaaaggggTACGACAGGGCTGTAACCTATCACCCATGCTGTTTAATCTATATATTGAAGAAGTAATGAAAGAACTAAGAATAGAAGTAAAGCAAGGAGTTAGAATAGGTGGAGAAACAATTAACGCTCTGAGATTTGCTGATGACATCGCTTTCTGCGCAGAAACAGAAAATGAcctgcaaaatattttaactaaggtcaataaaatattagggGACAAATATGGAATgcgattaaataaaaaaaagacaaagGTTATGGCGTGCAGCAAGACAAACCCTGCTCaacttaatatatacatagataacgCACGCATAGAACAAGTACAACACTTTAATTATTTAGGAAGTAAAATAACAGAAGATGGCCGTAGTAAAGATGAAATTCTAAGTAGAATAGCGCAAGCGAAGAGGGCTTTCCAGAATAAAAAACATCTATTAACCACCAATAGTATGGACTTAGAGGTAAGGAAaaggttcttaaaaatatatatatggagtATTGCCTTATATGGCTGTGAAACCTGGACAATCAGTGCAACAGAGAAAAGAAAACTAGAGGCCTTTGAAATGTGGTGTTATCGTAAAATGTTAAGAATTAAATGGATTGATAGAATAACGAATGAAGCAGTACTAATTAGAATAAAAGAAAAGGAAATACTATGGCATACCGTAAAAGTTAGAAGAGCTAAAATGATAGGACATCTACTACGCCATGAGAGTTTAACAAAAACCGTCATAGAAGGCGACGTTGAAGGCCATATAGGAAGAGGAAGACCAAGGATGGAGTATATGAAGCAATTAATGAGTGACATGGGGaagaatagttataaaaaactaaaggAATTGAGTAATGATAGGGAAGCATGGAGAACTGCAGCAAACCAATCTAAGGATtgaagactaaaaaaaaaaaaaattattaaaatcaaatataatatacatatcatagaagataacttgtaagttataagttatacagTTATAGTATaagttttattatgaatattattaatatgtattccGATACTTGAATAATTAGAATAGTAGGTATGCattcctaatattttataactttagatTATTACTTCATATTGTACAATACAAATTTAtgagtaaaaacaaaattatatgttaaccccgtaatattatttagttattttattaattattaattaatatataaattttaaaaaaactcacCACGAGCTACCTGTTCCTTCTCTGAAAATGTGCTCCAAGTACTGAATATAACACTGGCTACATTGATCCAGGATTTTTGTTTGCTATGTTTATCCATGTAATCTTTATTGCTAGTTTTCCACAGGCATTCTTCTTTTTCAATTTCGTGAATAAGCAATTCGATGTCAATCATgttgaaatgtttttaaaaaaacttaaaaccttaaaaatgtttaaaattttaatgaaatagaaCCGCGCGTTGTAACCGCCGTAGTGTGTCGCGTGTCATTgaaaataatgtgtttgattAGTAGCGGTAGATAAGCGGTTGACGCGGCGAAAACACAAAACCATGGCATACAGCGGTGTCACGCGGTAACGCGCGGTAAAATCGCGCTAGTTTGACGCACTCCATTACATGGTATGCGTTTTCATCTCGCGTTTTTGACGCGCGGTGCTCGCGCGTTTTCACCGCGCGTCAAAACCGCTCTAGTGTGGCGCGGCCCtaatataccatatattttactggtttagttatatattattgaaacatagaaaaaatgtttcttGTTTATAAACCTATGCTGATTAACTGTTATGTAAAAgaaatgattttacattttatcacaGTTCTGTTactgataaacataatataaatgttgcagtattaatacaaatatcttATTTGTCATGCatgaatatttcattttttcttttaattattacattttatatatgaatTAGTTTGGCACTATATTTGAGTATATGAATATACAATATCCATGATTTAACAGTTGAGAAATATATACTAGCTTGATaaagcaataaaatatttaataatataaacacggaagctttaagaaaattgaaattaaatttataatttatgaaatattattctaaCTACTTATTACAAGATAGTATTCATATAGTAAATGACATGTAtacattcaaaaagtatttgtaaaatgttatatgtCATATGCaatcttttataataaaaatataaatttaacctaTTGATATACTTAACATTATCATAgtgttacgtgctgccccttcagggattctCTATGTAAATGATTTGGAAATAATGGTagccaaattagatttataatacaatgttttattagaacaaatataaaatgtatagtatcgtcgtggtaatagtagtagaAGTAGTCgtcgtcctgtatatggctagtggcgtgaagtcgcttctgcgttgctggtccaggtacatctgtcCTTACTGTGTTTccagccctcctatatatgatgtcggttcctttgatggatcctgcgcatggacggggcggtgtatgtagctggttcaataagttgttattctcgcaactGCCGCTCGTGACTTGTTGTTGGCCGCTCCCCTTGATTAGTTTGCCAAAATAGGATATagtttctaactatgaggttacgtctaggagaccataacaactcaaggagaactgcctctccgagtataataatacttatatacgaATACATGAATTGAGTgcgtaaagctattcctttatACCTCCCTgccaaaaaaaagattattagcCTGTAAGGTTAAGAATCTTTAACAATACTATTTAAGTTCAATAGTCAACAgtagttgattttacaatttggtatacatttacatttacaatttgttatagtttttacatttcattacaatcttgtttataacaagttacaataattgatagatatatatatgttttacatttacaattttgttataataggttacaatttgttatacatattttatgacattttacatttataatgtaatttacaattttatttaattacattgtgttctttttttttttttacaataagataaaatttgaatacataataatataaattttgattacctgaaattataatattagaagtgttaaaatgtttagtttattatataatataagtttatatttccccttttgaatacaatatttgttagttataataaatcttCCACCAATTGATAagttatgtgaataatataataaactgttacACATATATGTCAACATAATTTCATTTACTTAGGATATTCGAGTATATAGCTTGGATCTCTTGTTTTctctattaatttaagtaattcctTACATTCTCCGTTACAATGGTCATTCATAAAGAGTTCAATATTTCTggttatcttatttaattttttgaaatcataaCGTTCGTTTAATCTTTTGTTTGCTTTTAATATGTGCCAGTTAAAGCATACCGGTTCCATCTTATTTTccttaagtttataaatatgtacttcggtgctcaatattttttttaattcttcgataaatctaaaataatataactgcgTTAAGTCTACGTAATTACCTTCACCATGAAATTATCCTAAAaatctctatatatattttatttttttctatattttctacatagtctatacaaatatatcggtttatatttttctaaactgtTGGAGATGGCGCCGGATACCAATAATATTTCGGTCCTATTGATCATAGTGAATTCGAAATCCATTATGAAAAAACGGATTTGAGAGctagaatatatataaaatattaaatttatgtatattattattactatagttacatattactactatatttaattttcttgtgttgttgttattatgttttactctTCGAATATATGGTCCGTGAATAATATACGTCGTGAAATTAGTTGCTCTAAAAGTATTCCGACTTCTACACAGATTGAACTATCCGCCCTAGGGTTAACAATTACTGCGTGTATAAATGCAGTTACCGGTACCATAGCTTGATTTAAAATACGTTGTGTAAACGGCATAGTCATTCTCCTATTAGCTTCTATGACATGTCGTTTGAAACATCCTACACAAATCATATCCCCCCGGACGAACTGATTGTGCTGCCCGTTTAATAATTCGTTTTTCAGCTCTCTGAAAAATTCTATTGCTTGTAGTGTCAATGGTAGTTCTGCCGACAATGGTATGTTTTCGTTCATGTTTGTCTCTGttaaaatctttatatattaaacttttacgtgtatttatatttcgttCTTCTTATACTctgaaatagttaaaatttcattatttattacgatagttacgttaatattactactattctAATTTctgttaatattacttatgaaatattatttttacgtattatttttttctatctgtacgtatttataatttatattattatttatttaatattattattatttatttatttttatttgatttattcttatttatttatttatttatttattattatttttttttttatttttttttttacaaggatttatttataaaaataaatcggtGGTAATGATACgtctattaattaattgatttaatactgcacctatagttaaacaaattgatCTATTCGGACATGTAAGGTTACAAAATGGATGAAGACAAGTGGTCAAAGGAATCATCACTAAATCTAATTCTTCTTCTGATAATGGTACGGGCATTCTATTGTTTGCTTCTAGTACATGGTGTTCAAAACAGCTTACGTATACTATGTTTCTTCGTACTAATTGAATATGCGCACTAGTTAATAATACTTCCTTTAGTTCTTTAATAAAATCGATTGCATGTAATGTAAATGAATAATCTAAAGATATTTGTGCATTTTCGcccatatttataattttaatttaatggttaacgtatattttattttgacgttCTCTTGTTTATTTTctgaaacataattatattatttgattgcattactattataattattattaatattaataaattaacttattatttattattatatatatatatattttttttttatcttggtGACGGTGGTGGAGTGAATGGTGTCTCTTCAAACCCCCTTATGTAGTCACTTCTGTTTGATGGTCTATATTTAACTATCCTTCTGGGTATATCTATTACTTATTCatcactaatatatttgcatttaattaatatatatattgctattatgaGTACGAGAGATAGTGCTGCTAATACTATTGTTACATATAGTAAGTTACTGTGTATAAACTGATGTTTTTGGCTTTGTTCTCTTAAAACTTCTTGGTCTATCATTTGTTGTACTTCATCCAAGGACTTGGATACGCCGTGTAGATccgttaattgtatatttggatTGTCTCCCCATTCTTTATTTACTTCGAATCTATGTATGTGTTCAGGTATCTTctctaaaatgctttttatgTTAGTTGTAGGTATGAAATCTTTATAATTCGTGTTGGTAATCTCTTCTGTGGCGGTTAGTACTGCATCTTGTGTAAATACTTGACAATTATTGTTCACGATAGATTTATTAGTATCTAGCGTAAATGGCTCGACCATATCTGTACAACTTACGGTCAGTGCTTCACTTCCCACATGTAACCAGGTGTTTTTGTTTCGTAATTTATGGTATATGTTCCTTTGTAGATTAAATTTTTCGATTGCACAGTTCCGTTGATTAGAAGTAGTATCAGGTCCTTTGAATAGTTGTAATTCGCATGGTTGACGTTCGCTGTTTTCTTGAATTGGCTGTAGTATTCTACATATTCTATACATTGTAGTCTCTGTACAGTCGTCCAATTGTTTGTCTGTATATGTAGTAAATCGTTTTCTATCTTTAGTTattgcaatattgttataagtaaCTGTTGGAAGATACCACCCTTcagtattattttgaacatggattattggtataggtattaaatggtATAATGTAAGTTCAATGTCAATAACTAACGGTATTTTTGTAATGAATACTAAATTATCGTTTTCATAGTAAATactcattttagtaattttttgaaattcatttaattcCGAAGCTTTTGTTCCCATAGGAATGCTATATTGTTTCTTAATTGTTAGTTCTATTGATTTTAAAGTTGATGCTAATTCTTGCGGTGTCATAAGACTTGGGTGTATTATTCCTTCTCTAGCGGCTGTTACTATTTGTCCTAAcgttagtagtatatatttgtatgttcacagccagcttttccacggtaaaaattttttttcaagggggaatgtctcccttggagcactcagatttaccgtgtaacacaaAACAGAGATTTTCTACCAAATTTTGTCTTCGTGTAGCAAATTTTTTAGCaaatcttaaaactaaaataattatttcaagtaaagaacacaaattattaaataatagtttttattgttaaaaattaattcttaattatatttacacaagtttccttacttctctagtaaaaggtacatattctacaatacgatcatgaattaataaacagtatgcagttacacctgcaagcgattctgaagcttcaatttccaattgaacATCCACTGCCGAGGCAGTAGCTGAATCGTTCTGTTTCGAAGTATCGATGACTATAATTGGAGCGTTTGTCAGaaaagtagaaggactcaatatcgggttacgaatacttttttcatagtacgattcttgaaacgatgtatacatattatataataaagtgaaattatttttagtaaaatctaaattcaaattattgtatggataagctatcgagttcagaaatactttaacgtttgttaaattacaatggtcaaatatactacaatctttcgataacatatttttgcgtcctttttgcaatccaattatgataaatcgtggtttttctaattttgaagcagttttcaaattccatacaaCTTTTTAGCGGTTCCGagttcaggatattcaaaagtctcaaaagatctaaaaggaataaacaaacttttttctttttctataagtttcaataattttaacctttctTCATCGTCAACAGTTATATGTGGAACCATCcaggctattttatttaaaacgactttaccttcagaagcagttacaccagtttttaaacttaaagcatttaaatcgctatgacttcgagttaatattaattccaatctagaattcactaatattcttttataatcttcaaacaaacctaaccaatatttcaatggaatgcaagcactaaattcgcctttatcattttctgattgcgttgcgtttttaaaattccagccagcattttcatagcaattgtagttgtctggtgtaccggataagtaacctttcaacgagctagtgattccaagaacacgcgtgctatctacttctatcccattgatttccaaCCGTATTTGCTCAAAAAGGTAAGAGTAACCGTTATTAGTTAGTTTCACTTTGGTAGCATCAGTAATTattccttccaaaaaaataaagctttcgtgtagatatggatagacatccgtttgctggatcgatatacgtatttcatcattattattaaatgatgttgtatacggtgcgtatgaatgatattcaatttttgtaattttagaatccgtttcgtactgtgaagttatatccaaaatatcactttcaggcattctgctttaattgataacccaaagcttgtaaaatttttttattcttcaccgtcaatttttttatttgatttgatgttgctggtagcactttagtcttatgactagttgtactgatccgaagtagtgggtttatattgaattttaaacccaTCTCAAGATccgtaacgtttaatatgtaacacaattgtcaatgcctcagcaaaattatcaatcggattatgatcttgatcaactaactgaacggttatcgaatcaatatttgttttattcaatttgtaatatattaaatttggtggtGACTGAATTACTTTCAACCCTGTCCTTtcacttgggaaaaactcataaatcgaatgactctgaagatggttgttgaatgatccttgagctatattacacattacttttatagaattaattgtgtttaaatttacagCTTTTTCCGATTGAAGAATTTCATTGTGTGGCTTATATACTCGTTTTTCAAAACCGaatacaggtgctatactatacggatgctcaaagtgtagtatcccattacattttatatacgatctgaaatcgttaggatcaactgtaatgtcgaatgttaaattggttaagtttttactattatagtcatctatttgcttcttaactcgttgcttaatatcttcaatttcataacaaccctcttccaatgtaataaaacatatcataggatcattattgttttcattctcagctacttgtatagaaaatttattattattatcattaatatttggaaacgaattaaatgactgtaaacataacaaagctatttctgagtcctcgtaaaggtttatagacggaaaataatttacagataatatggtagcattcccagttaaacttaaagtaactgactcatacattacaaaatctaagatataaatttaatgatgagatccgtgacgtttaatatgcagaacaactgttaacgtttcgttaaaattgtcaattggattattgttttggtcaactaactgaacagtaattgaattaatatctgttttgtttaatctgtaatatataaggtttaccggagattgaacaacctttgttcctcttctcccacttgggaaaaactcatatatcgaatggctttgaagttggttgttgaatgacccatgtgctatattacacattacttttatagaattaattgtgtttaaatttgcagCTTTATCCGATCGATGTTCTTCATGAAACGGTCCACAAACTTTCTTTCTATACCCAAaaacaggtgctatactatacggatgctcaaagtttagtattccattacattttatatacgttctAAAATCGACAGGATCAATACGTACACTGAATGTCAGCTTTGTTCCGTAGACTTTATTAACTTGAGATAACTCTTCtaccatatatttgttaatatcttctATGTCACGGCATTCGACtggtacaaaaaattgaatttttgctattctatctggaggaattgattttattctcagccggttattagttggatttataatatttggaaatgaattgcacgtttgcaaagataacaaagctatttctgaatcctcgtaaacgtttagagatggaaaataatttaccgacAATACAGTTGAATTTCCAGTTAGATTTAATGTAATAGATTCATGCATTGCAAGaattcaagacataaatgaccacagttaaatgtattgaagtcttgatagttggaatagttgtatactattttgaactgtctgaaataatgttgtaattcaattggtggtggtaaatcaccaaagctatcaaaatatacaactttgtccttatttttataaaacgctacccaatggcttccgtcgcctgaagatgtatccaagtttaatataccacattcaatcgtatgtggttttttaggtaagttatcacgtgaaaagacaccacggaaatgattgattttcaactttccgatgtattttataatatcttgagacgaaagcggtctatcaggtagcgtgatcatcagttttttttccttaacctattcttgtttgatttcaaaccactgcctttttttctttttgaattttgaaccgcattatacacactagcacctccagacatcaaactaccaagtgctgacaatcctgcaaatataggtattaagggaaTTGCACCTCCTGATTGTCTCGGTACTAAAATCAACCTTTTACcaccattctttttttttgagattcttttttttttcgctgctagtatacaatttgtttttatagcacgtttccgtttgcaacccatacctatttttcttttagctttcattgcgtttgttactgcgtacgcaactaatttctcttttctaggtgtatcttttgctttaaatctctcccaagcacgattttctagcactttatcagctttatgtctatcgtctaaatttttactcgttgcatacacaatatcgtgatcacgacaagcagcatccaatgggtttattcctttatcaccacgatctagtctcttttttaattttgtaccaggGCCACAATACTGATAGCCTGAAACATGGGCTTCGAACGGGAGACTATTTATAAGAGAGTTTACTAATCCTTTTCCAGTCTTGTCTGACTTATACTTGCGAGTTGAACACGCCATCTATAACtggctataaatttaaaaaatctagagtatttatatgaaaataatatgaatttgattgagcagaaagataaattagatgttataaatgtagatgttcaggtaataaaaaaaccatcaagacaTGGTTCGTTATTACCCGATACTATACGTGCTATACTAGTTGGCCCCAGtggttcaggaaaaacaaatataatgtataatctgatcacacatgcaaacgggttaagatttgaaaatatttatttatactcaaaaacctctaatcaggaaaaatatgttttattgaaaaaaataatagatgatataaagggtgctaattttttcatatttacaagcgctgataaggttataaaaccaaacttaaccaaaaaaaattccatcatCATTTTTGACGATGTGATATGTGGTCCACAGTCCGTAATTAGAGAATACTTTAGTATGGGTAGACATTCGGGTGCTagctttgtattttatttagcacagacatattctaaaataaccaaacagctagtaagagataacgcaaacttcttaataatactgaaacaagatgatacaaatttacgacatatattcaacgatcattcatctacagatatggatttctcagaatttcgcaaaatttctcatttatgttggaatcatagtgattatgggtttatggtcatcgataaaactcgggaaatgaatgaaggaaggtatagatgtggttttcatacgttcattaaaataagataattttatatgcttatactcatatataaatataccgtcacAAAGTAATTATCTGCATAGTGTTATCGGTAGTCACACGATAcaggtatattacatttattatttacaatgaacaaagaaaaagtcttgttggaaaatttaataacatcaaaaaaaaatattaaacgaaaaataatggaaatgaaacgcggtgttatagattctgaaaactatttcc
This genomic window from Metopolophium dirhodum isolate CAU chromosome 1, ASM1992520v1, whole genome shotgun sequence contains:
- the LOC132935923 gene encoding uncharacterized protein LOC132935923, whose product is MHESITLNLTGNSTVLSVNYFPSLNVYEDSEIALLSLQTCNSFPNIINPTNNRLRIKSIPPDRIAKIQFFVPVECRDIEDINKYMVEELSQVNKVYGTKLTFSVRIDPVDFRTYIKCNGILNFEHPYSIAPVFGYRKKVCGPFHEEHRSDKAANLNTINSIKVMCNIAHGSFNNQLQSHSIYEFFPSGRRGTKVVQSPVNLIYYRLNKTDINSITVQLVDQNNNPIDNFNETLTVVLHIKRHGSHH